The following are from one region of the Acidimicrobiales bacterium genome:
- a CDS encoding P-loop NTPase, translated as MTRPFSGEPGDGLPSPGAPAAGGGAPRIGVAVIDNDQATRSRLAMQLGNGTVAFGSIAELGSSLTGAPVVAVLGPSFAANEELVSAEQLLAARREVGAIMVTDELSTELLQRALRAGVKDVLQAPVDSTQFDAAVQRVANGLVAAPVSSASAGAEVLGDGELGRVIMVFSTKGGSGKSVIASNLAVLLAERSEKPVVLVDADLQFGDVAVMLKLAPQHTIVDAVSALDRLDSQFLHQLLTEHQPENLLVLPAPLEPAFADQIGATEMVGIVETLRTFAGFVVIDTPAYFNDVVLGLIEVSDDVLLVAGMDIPNIKNVKIGLQTLRLLNTPMEKLRLILNRANSKVRLDVSEVERTLGVQADALIPSDIVVPQSVNRGEPVVTAAPKSGVTKAFEQLADLFIPTPAKKRRK; from the coding sequence GTGACACGGCCCTTCTCCGGCGAACCAGGTGACGGCCTCCCGAGCCCGGGAGCGCCCGCCGCCGGCGGGGGCGCGCCCCGGATCGGCGTCGCCGTCATCGACAACGATCAGGCCACCCGCTCCCGGCTCGCCATGCAGCTCGGCAACGGCACGGTGGCCTTCGGCTCCATCGCCGAGCTGGGCTCGTCGTTGACCGGCGCGCCCGTGGTGGCGGTCCTGGGCCCGTCGTTCGCCGCCAACGAGGAGCTCGTGTCCGCCGAGCAGCTGCTCGCCGCCCGCCGCGAGGTCGGCGCCATCATGGTCACCGACGAGCTGTCCACCGAGCTGCTCCAGCGGGCGCTGCGCGCCGGGGTGAAGGACGTCCTCCAGGCCCCTGTCGACAGCACCCAGTTCGATGCCGCGGTGCAGCGGGTCGCCAACGGGCTCGTCGCCGCGCCGGTGTCCTCGGCGAGCGCCGGTGCCGAGGTGCTCGGCGACGGCGAGCTGGGTCGGGTCATCATGGTCTTCTCGACCAAGGGCGGGTCGGGGAAGTCGGTCATCGCCTCCAACCTCGCCGTGCTGCTGGCCGAGCGGAGCGAGAAGCCGGTCGTCCTGGTCGACGCCGACCTGCAGTTCGGCGACGTGGCGGTGATGCTCAAGCTGGCCCCGCAGCACACCATCGTCGACGCGGTGAGCGCGCTCGACCGGCTCGACTCCCAGTTCCTCCACCAGTTGCTCACCGAGCACCAGCCCGAGAACCTCCTCGTGCTCCCCGCACCCCTCGAGCCGGCCTTCGCCGACCAGATCGGGGCCACCGAGATGGTGGGGATCGTCGAGACGCTGCGCACGTTCGCCGGGTTCGTCGTGATCGACACCCCCGCCTACTTCAACGACGTCGTGCTCGGCCTCATCGAGGTCAGCGACGACGTCCTGCTCGTGGCGGGCATGGACATCCCGAACATCAAGAACGTCAAGATCGGCCTCCAGACGCTCCGCCTCCTCAACACCCCGATGGAGAAGCTCCGGCTCATCCTCAACCGGGCGAATTCGAAGGTGCGACTCGACGTCTCCGAGGTCGAGCGAACCCTCGGGGTGCAGGCCGACGCCCTCATCCCGAGCGACATCGTGGTCCCCCAGTCCGTCAACCGGGGCGAGCCCGTCGTGACCGCGGCTCCCAAGTCGGGCGTCACCAAGGCGTTCGAGCAGCTGGCCGATCTCTTCATCCCCACCCCGGCGAAGAAGCGGCGCAAGTGA
- a CDS encoding CpaF family protein, giving the protein MSLYKRLHDVQAAPASGSNRRDPVLDELRQRIHHNLIDDLGPIIYDKRLSEDDLRKRVNEQLHAALAQERAPLSAADKAQLIQDVSDDILGYGPIDRLLKDDDITEVMVNGPEAVYVERNGKIELSSATFVDEVHLRRIIDKIVGEIGRRVDESNPLCDARLPDGSRVNAVVHPLAIGGPFLTIRKFSREKLQIDDLIRYGTLNAHAARFLQACVVGRLNVMVSGGTGTGKTTTLNVLSSFIPETERIVTVEDAKELQLHQDHVLSLEARPSNIEGRGEVTIRDLVKNCLRMRPDRIVVGECRSGEALDMLQAMNTGHDGSLTTVHSNSPRDTLARLETLVLMAGFDLPVRAIREQVASALDLIVHLSRLRDGTRRITHVTEVQGMEGDVITLQDIFLFDFGMGVDEQGRFKGHLKATGVRPKFAEKLADLGIRLGQEVFQPEAFARRASV; this is encoded by the coding sequence ATGTCCCTGTACAAGCGACTCCACGACGTCCAGGCCGCACCCGCCTCGGGCAGCAACCGCCGAGACCCGGTGCTCGACGAGCTGCGCCAGCGGATCCACCACAACCTGATCGACGACCTCGGGCCGATCATCTACGACAAGCGACTCTCCGAGGACGACCTGCGCAAGCGGGTCAACGAGCAGCTCCACGCCGCCCTGGCCCAGGAGCGGGCGCCGCTGTCGGCGGCCGACAAGGCCCAGCTCATCCAGGACGTCTCCGACGACATCCTCGGCTACGGCCCGATCGACCGGCTCCTGAAGGACGACGACATCACCGAGGTGATGGTCAACGGCCCCGAGGCCGTCTACGTCGAGCGCAACGGCAAGATCGAGCTCTCCTCGGCGACGTTCGTCGACGAGGTCCACCTCCGCCGCATCATCGACAAGATCGTCGGCGAGATCGGCCGTCGCGTCGACGAGTCGAACCCCCTCTGCGACGCCCGCCTCCCCGACGGCTCCCGTGTCAACGCCGTGGTGCACCCCCTCGCCATCGGCGGGCCGTTCCTCACCATCCGGAAGTTCTCCCGCGAGAAGCTCCAGATCGACGACCTCATCCGCTACGGCACGCTCAACGCCCACGCCGCCCGCTTCCTGCAGGCCTGCGTCGTCGGTCGGCTCAACGTGATGGTCTCCGGCGGCACCGGGACGGGGAAGACGACGACGCTGAACGTGCTCTCGTCGTTCATCCCCGAGACGGAGCGGATCGTCACCGTCGAGGACGCGAAGGAGCTCCAGCTCCACCAGGACCACGTCCTCTCGCTCGAGGCACGGCCGTCCAACATCGAGGGGCGCGGCGAGGTCACGATCCGCGACCTCGTGAAGAACTGCCTCCGCATGCGGCCCGACCGGATCGTGGTGGGGGAGTGCCGCAGCGGCGAGGCCCTCGACATGCTCCAGGCGATGAACACCGGCCACGACGGCTCGTTGACCACCGTGCACTCGAACAGCCCCCGCGACACCCTCGCCCGCCTCGAGACCCTGGTGCTCATGGCCGGGTTCGACCTGCCCGTCCGCGCCATCCGGGAGCAGGTGGCTTCGGCACTCGACCTGATCGTCCACCTCAGCCGTCTCCGCGACGGCACCCGGCGGATCACCCACGTCACCGAGGTCCAGGGCATGGAAGGCGACGTCATCACCCTCCAGGACATCTTCCTGTTCGACTTCGGCATGGGGGTCGACGAGCAGGGCCGGTTCAAGGGCCACCTCAAGGCGACCGGCGTGCGTCCCAAGTTCGCCGAGAAGCTCGCCGACCTCGGGATCCGCCTCGGCCAGGAGGTCTTCCAGCCGGAAGCCTTCGCCCGCCGGGCGTCGGTCTGA